ATCAAGTGGTTCCTGTGGATGTGTTTTTGCCCGGTTGTCCGCCCTCGGCTGCCCAAATTCAAAGCGCCCTGGAGTCACTTTTTACTGGTGAAGCCCAAACAGCCAATCTGAAATTTGGTTAGGGACAGGGGGCAGCAATGGCAGGCGATCGACGGCGGCAACCATGGCGACTTTGGCTTTCGAGGGGACTCTTGATCGGGGCGATCGGGCTGATCTTATCCCTCTGGAGCTTAGGAGTTAGGGCCAACTCCCCCAGCACCTGTCAATACAAAGAGCGCCCCCTATTTGGCAAGGTGCAAATTGTTGAATCCTTTCCCGATTTTACGGTGCAGGTTGTTGAAGCATTCCCCGATTTGAAAGTGCAAATCGTCAACGCATTTCCCGATCGGTGTGGTGAGTGGCAATTTGTCAATGCTTTCCCCGACTTCAAAATCAAATTTGTGACGGCATTTCCTGACCTCAAAATTCAGTTTGTCACCAGCTTCCCGGGCTTAACCTAAGCGTAACCCCAGTGAAGTAGGGCTGACATTAGCAGAAATTAGCCATTGAAAATGGGCAAATTGGACTGCGGTAATCCTCTGAAATCATGCGAGCATTATGAGTTCCAAACTGGTTATTGATCCGGTCACCCGCATTGAAGGTCATGCCAAAATCTCCCTGTTTTTGGATGATGCGGGAAAGGTTGAAGATGCCCACTTTCATGTGGTTGAATTTCGCGGATTTGAAAAATTTTGCGAAGGACGACCCATGTGGGAAATGGCGGGAATTACCTCCCGCATCTGTGGCATTTGCCCCGTGAGCCACTTGTTAGCCTCTGCAAAAACCGGCGACAAAATTTTGGCCGTGCGCGTCCCGATCGCGGGTGAAAAGTTGCGGCGGATGATGAACCTGGGGCAAATTTTGCAATCCCATGCCCTCAGCTTTTTCCATCTCAGCAGCCCCGATTTTCTGTTGGGTTGGGACAGTGACCCAGGCCAACGCAATGTTTTTGGATTAATGGCGGCGAATCCGGACTTGGCACGGGCGGGGATTCGGTTGCGGCAGTTTGGCCAAACGGTGATTGAGCTGTTGGGAGCGCGCAAAATCCATGCGGCTTGGCCGGTTCCTGGCGGGGTTCGCTATCCCTTGTCCGATGAAGGAAAAGCTTGGATTCAAGACCGATTGCCGGAATCACGAGCCACAATTTTAAGCGCGATCGAACTATTTGAATCGTGGCTTGATGCCCATCCGGTGGAAGTCGATGTGTTTGGTAAATTTCCATCGCTCTTCATGAGTTTGGTGGGTGATGATGGACGTTGGGAGCATTACGGCGGTCATCTGCGCATCATTGACAGTGAAGGGCAAATTGTCGCTGATCGCCTTTCGGAAGATGACTATCAATCCTTCATTGGCGAAGCCGTTGAACCCTGGTCTTATCTGAAGTTTCCCTACTACAAACCCTTGGGTTATCCCGATGGTGTGTATCGCGTGGGGCCCCTGGCTCGGTTGAATATTTGTGACTTCATTGGCACGCCAGAAGCCGATCGGGCCCTGGAGCGAT
This region of Limnothrix sp. FACHB-406 genomic DNA includes:
- a CDS encoding Ni/Fe hydrogenase subunit alpha, yielding MSSKLVIDPVTRIEGHAKISLFLDDAGKVEDAHFHVVEFRGFEKFCEGRPMWEMAGITSRICGICPVSHLLASAKTGDKILAVRVPIAGEKLRRMMNLGQILQSHALSFFHLSSPDFLLGWDSDPGQRNVFGLMAANPDLARAGIRLRQFGQTVIELLGARKIHAAWPVPGGVRYPLSDEGKAWIQDRLPESRATILSAIELFESWLDAHPVEVDVFGKFPSLFMSLVGDDGRWEHYGGHLRIIDSEGQIVADRLSEDDYQSFIGEAVEPWSYLKFPYYKPLGYPDGVYRVGPLARLNICDFIGTPEADRALERFRQRAGGRVATSSFFYHYARLIEILACVEAIEQLVNDPDVQSPRVRAEAGINELNGVGVSEAPRGTLFHHYQVDENGLIQSVNLIIATGQNNLAMNRTIKQIAQHYVEGSSDGSIPEGILNRVEAGIRAFDPCLSCSTHAVGQMPLKLDVFNADRVLIQTLERSS